One Pseudonocardia sediminis DNA window includes the following coding sequences:
- the xerD gene encoding site-specific tyrosine recombinase XerD has product MGRSTEPAQVVEGYLGHLAVERGRAANTLRSYALDLGRYTEHLTVSGIDDLGAVKESDVSAFVTALRTGEAPLAASSTARALAAVRGLHRFAAAEGLIRADVSSRVRPPSQPSRLPRTLTVDQVEQLLAGCVGDGTVALRDRALLELLYSTGARISEAVGADLDDLDTDARTILVQGKGDKQRIVPVGRPALAAVDAYLVRARPVLAAKGAGSPALLLNARGARLSRQSAWHVLRGAAEVSGLDSVVSPHTLRHCFATHLLSGGADVRVVQELLGHASVSTTQIYTHVTVDTLREVYATAHPRARG; this is encoded by the coding sequence ATGGGTCGCTCCACCGAGCCCGCGCAGGTGGTCGAGGGATACCTCGGCCACCTCGCGGTGGAGCGTGGCCGCGCGGCGAACACCCTGCGCTCCTACGCCCTGGACCTGGGCCGCTACACCGAGCACCTGACCGTCTCCGGGATCGACGACCTGGGCGCGGTGAAGGAGAGCGACGTCTCGGCGTTCGTCACGGCGCTGCGCACCGGCGAGGCGCCGCTCGCGGCGTCGTCGACGGCGAGGGCGCTGGCCGCGGTGCGCGGGCTGCACCGCTTCGCCGCCGCCGAGGGGCTGATCCGGGCCGACGTGTCCTCCCGCGTCCGGCCCCCGTCGCAGCCGTCGCGGCTGCCGCGGACGCTGACCGTCGACCAGGTGGAGCAGCTGCTGGCCGGCTGCGTCGGCGACGGGACGGTGGCGCTGCGCGACCGTGCGCTGCTCGAGCTGCTCTACTCCACCGGCGCCCGGATTTCCGAGGCCGTCGGCGCCGACCTCGACGACCTCGACACCGACGCCCGGACGATCCTGGTCCAGGGCAAGGGGGACAAGCAGCGGATCGTGCCGGTCGGGCGGCCCGCCCTGGCCGCCGTCGACGCCTACCTGGTCCGGGCCCGTCCGGTGCTGGCTGCGAAGGGGGCCGGTAGCCCGGCGCTGCTGCTCAACGCCCGCGGGGCCCGGCTCTCGCGGCAGAGTGCCTGGCACGTGCTGCGCGGCGCGGCCGAGGTGTCCGGCCTGGACTCGGTGGTCTCCCCGCACACACTGCGGCACTGCTTCGCCACCCACCTGCTCTCCGGTGGCGCCGACGTGCGCGTGGTCCAGGAGCTGCTCGGGCACGCGTCGGTGAGCACCACGCAGATCTACACCCACGTCACCGTGGACACGTTGCGCGAGGTCTACGCGACCGCGCACCCGCGTGCCCGCGGCTGA
- a CDS encoding thioesterase II family protein, translating to MTTARRNPWLRVPRPRPDAGVRVVVLPHAGGTATFFRSWGAALPEWAELTSVQYPGREDRLAEEPLGDARAMADGAIDALETQRRDGDVRPLVLVGHSLGATLAYEVARHLTVAPIRLVVSARVAPTASHGGTLHRGTDDELVAHIRALGGTDTRVLDEPEMRDLILPPYRADLRAAETYAHDPHPPLTCPVVALAGADDPAAGPPEVERWAEVAPAGFRLTVLPGGHFYLLAQQARVLAAVLEGLSGDVGVGHG from the coding sequence GTGACGACCGCCCGCCGCAACCCCTGGCTCCGGGTGCCCCGGCCCCGTCCGGACGCGGGCGTGCGGGTCGTGGTGCTGCCGCACGCCGGCGGCACCGCCACGTTCTTCCGGTCCTGGGGTGCCGCGCTGCCGGAGTGGGCCGAGCTCACCTCCGTGCAGTACCCGGGCCGGGAGGACCGCCTGGCGGAGGAACCACTGGGTGACGCCCGGGCCATGGCCGACGGCGCGATCGACGCCCTGGAGACGCAGCGCCGCGACGGCGATGTGCGCCCGCTGGTCCTGGTCGGGCACAGCCTCGGCGCGACGCTGGCCTACGAGGTGGCGCGGCACCTGACCGTCGCCCCGATCCGGCTCGTGGTCTCCGCCCGGGTGGCGCCGACGGCGTCGCACGGCGGGACCCTGCACCGCGGCACCGACGACGAGCTCGTCGCCCACATCCGCGCCCTCGGCGGGACCGACACCCGAGTCCTCGACGAACCGGAGATGCGCGACCTGATCCTGCCGCCCTACCGGGCCGACCTGCGGGCCGCCGAGACCTACGCCCACGACCCGCACCCGCCGCTGACCTGCCCGGTCGTGGCGTTGGCCGGGGCGGACGACCCGGCCGCCGGGCCGCCGGAGGTCGAGCGCTGGGCCGAGGTGGCCCCGGCCGGTTTCCGGCTCACCGTGCTGCCCGGCGGGCACTTCTACCTGCTCGCCCAGCAGGCCCGGGTGCTGGCGGCCGTCCTCGAGGGACTGTCCGGGGACGTCGGCGTCGGGCACGGGTGA
- a CDS encoding DUF4097 family beta strand repeat-containing protein gives MSHRLRSPRSLPFRAAAAVPIVAAFAVLAGCGSPAVAQSESATESVGAVDRVEIEADTGSVSLRPGPEGSAQVQRTLRWTGDQKPEYTQSVSGTTLTITARCPVADERCSTDLVVTVPPAAASRTTVSTGDIAVDDLTGAQELTASTGRVTGTGLGASPVAARATTGQVSLRFAAAPPSVDAEATTGNVDVRVPVGPVYQVQAQVTTGNSRVEVADTPGADHRISARSTTGNVSVTHG, from the coding sequence ATGTCGCACCGTCTGCGTTCTCCCCGGTCCCTGCCGTTCCGTGCCGCCGCGGCGGTCCCGATCGTGGCCGCGTTCGCGGTGCTCGCCGGGTGCGGGTCGCCCGCGGTCGCGCAGTCCGAGTCGGCGACCGAGTCCGTCGGCGCCGTCGACCGGGTCGAGATCGAGGCCGACACCGGCTCGGTCAGCCTGCGCCCCGGCCCGGAGGGCTCGGCCCAGGTGCAGCGCACGCTCCGCTGGACCGGGGATCAGAAGCCCGAGTACACGCAGTCGGTGTCCGGGACCACGCTCACGATCACCGCGCGCTGCCCCGTCGCCGACGAGCGGTGCTCGACCGACCTCGTCGTCACCGTCCCGCCCGCCGCGGCCTCGCGTACGACCGTCTCGACCGGTGACATCGCCGTCGACGACCTGACCGGCGCCCAGGAGCTCACCGCGAGCACCGGCCGGGTCACCGGGACCGGCCTCGGCGCCTCCCCGGTGGCGGCCCGGGCGACGACCGGGCAGGTGTCGCTGCGGTTCGCCGCCGCCCCGCCGAGCGTCGACGCCGAGGCGACCACCGGCAACGTCGACGTCCGGGTGCCGGTCGGGCCCGTCTACCAGGTACAGGCGCAGGTCACGACCGGCAACAGCCGGGTCGAGGTGGCCGACACCCCCGGCGCGGACCACCGGATCTCCGCCCGGAGTACGACCGGGAACGTCTCCGTCACCCACGGATAG
- a CDS encoding ParA family protein — MDPTRPAAPADTDGSEHAAVGPITGGEAGGERSGPGRGKHRLSVPEPAPLTSHGPARVIAVANQKGGVGKTTSTINLGAALAEYGRRVLLVDFDPQGALSVGLGVQAHELDSTIYNLLMEKGVEADDVIRETTVEGMDLLPSNIDLSAAEVQLVTEVGREQALGRALKRVLSDYDVILIDCQPSLGLLTINALACADAVLIPLACEFFSLRGVALLMDTIDKVQDRLNPDLKLLGILATMFDQRTLHTKEVHDRVVEAFGDLVFEAVINRTIKFPETTVAGEPITTWAPTSGGAEAYRMLAREVIAR, encoded by the coding sequence ATGGACCCGACGCGGCCCGCCGCACCGGCGGACACCGACGGCTCCGAACACGCCGCCGTCGGGCCGATCACAGGCGGTGAGGCCGGCGGTGAGCGGTCCGGACCGGGGAGAGGAAAACACCGTTTGAGCGTCCCCGAGCCCGCCCCGCTGACCAGCCACGGCCCCGCGCGCGTGATCGCCGTCGCGAACCAGAAGGGTGGCGTCGGCAAGACGACGTCGACGATCAACCTGGGTGCCGCCCTGGCCGAGTACGGCCGCCGGGTGCTCCTGGTGGACTTCGACCCGCAGGGCGCGCTCTCGGTCGGGCTCGGCGTGCAGGCCCACGAGCTGGACTCGACGATCTACAACCTGCTGATGGAGAAGGGCGTCGAGGCCGACGACGTCATCCGCGAGACCACCGTCGAGGGCATGGACCTGCTGCCCAGCAACATCGACCTGTCCGCCGCGGAGGTCCAGCTCGTCACCGAGGTCGGACGCGAACAGGCCCTCGGGCGGGCGCTCAAGCGCGTGCTCAGCGACTACGACGTCATCCTCATCGACTGCCAGCCCTCGCTCGGCCTGCTCACAATCAACGCCCTGGCCTGCGCGGACGCCGTGCTGATCCCCCTGGCGTGCGAGTTCTTCAGTCTGCGCGGGGTGGCGCTGCTGATGGACACGATCGACAAGGTCCAGGACCGGCTCAACCCCGACCTCAAGCTCCTCGGCATCCTGGCCACGATGTTCGACCAGCGGACGCTGCACACCAAGGAGGTGCACGACCGCGTCGTCGAGGCGTTCGGTGACCTGGTGTTCGAGGCCGTGATCAACCGGACGATCAAGTTCCCGGAGACGACCGTCGCCGGGGAGCCGATCACGACCTGGGCGCCGACCTCCGGTGGCGCGGAGGCCTACCGGATGCTGGCCCGCGAGGTCATCGCCCGGTGA
- a CDS encoding segregation and condensation protein A encodes MTLLADGPGGPESLDDADVASPKARRFTVRLVNFEGPFDLLLQLIGKHELDLTEMALHKVTDDFIAHLTALGDDADLDETTEFLVVAATLLDLKAARLVPGADVEDEEDLALLEARDLLFARLLQYRAYKEAAKLFVELEAGAMRRFPRSVALEDRYAELLPEVLLGMDAQAFAELAATVFRPKPPETVGLDHLHGPTVSVPEHTQILRERLAELGQATFARLTADCVAPIEVIARFMGLLELYRERSVALDQPEPFGELMVTWTADRDDDPVAEAVADEESAEDD; translated from the coding sequence GTGACGCTGCTCGCCGACGGCCCGGGGGGACCCGAGAGCCTCGACGACGCCGACGTCGCGTCGCCGAAGGCCCGCCGTTTCACCGTGCGGCTGGTCAACTTCGAGGGCCCGTTCGACCTGCTGCTGCAGCTGATCGGCAAGCACGAGCTCGACCTCACCGAGATGGCGCTGCACAAGGTCACCGACGACTTCATCGCCCACCTCACGGCCCTCGGTGACGACGCCGACCTCGACGAGACGACCGAGTTCCTGGTCGTCGCCGCGACCCTGCTCGACCTCAAGGCCGCCCGCCTGGTGCCCGGCGCGGACGTCGAGGACGAGGAGGACCTCGCGCTGCTCGAGGCCCGTGACCTTCTCTTCGCCCGGCTGCTGCAGTACCGCGCCTACAAGGAGGCCGCGAAGCTGTTCGTGGAGCTCGAGGCCGGGGCGATGCGCCGCTTCCCGCGCTCGGTCGCCCTCGAGGACCGCTACGCGGAGCTGCTGCCCGAGGTGCTGCTCGGGATGGACGCGCAGGCGTTCGCCGAGCTCGCCGCCACGGTGTTCCGGCCGAAGCCGCCGGAGACGGTCGGCCTCGACCACCTGCACGGGCCGACCGTGTCGGTGCCCGAGCACACCCAGATCCTGCGCGAGCGTCTCGCCGAGCTGGGGCAGGCCACGTTCGCGAGGCTGACGGCCGACTGCGTGGCGCCGATCGAGGTGATCGCCCGGTTCATGGGGCTGCTCGAGCTCTACCGGGAGCGCAGCGTCGCCCTGGACCAGCCGGAGCCCTTCGGTGAGCTGATGGTCACCTGGACCGCCGACCGTGACGACGACCCGGTCGCCGAGGCCGTCGCCGACGAGGAGTCCGCCGAGGATGACTGA
- the scpB gene encoding SMC-Scp complex subunit ScpB has product MTDPSQGGGHPEFTDLDRLIGRTVPRSPHAQVPAPVPEDSAPEKTAPEEPAPEPEAEPPAVDGPDVDPEPESEPGPESVAAPRTGPDVTAEPDAAGVVAGTELPDGTAPPSAETAEIELPDVEDLGEELESDDAFEAALEALLLVVDAPVDEVALANALGQPAARVKAALPRMAGAYTADGRGIDLRRSGEGWRFYTRETYAPYVERMLLDGQRARLTRAALETLAVVAYRQPVTRARVSAVRGVNCDGVLRTLLTRGLVEEAGTDDQTQGTLFRTTELFLERLGLSSVQELPPLAPLLPDIDAIDDM; this is encoded by the coding sequence ATGACTGACCCGTCCCAGGGCGGGGGACACCCCGAGTTCACCGACCTGGACCGGCTGATCGGCCGGACGGTCCCGCGCAGCCCGCACGCCCAGGTCCCGGCCCCGGTTCCCGAGGATTCGGCTCCCGAGAAAACGGCCCCCGAGGAACCGGCCCCGGAGCCCGAGGCCGAGCCGCCCGCCGTCGACGGGCCGGATGTCGACCCCGAGCCGGAGTCCGAGCCCGGGCCGGAGTCCGTCGCCGCACCCCGTACCGGTCCGGACGTCACCGCTGAGCCCGATGCCGCCGGGGTGGTCGCCGGCACCGAGCTCCCCGACGGGACCGCCCCGCCGTCCGCGGAGACGGCCGAGATCGAGCTCCCCGACGTCGAGGACCTCGGCGAGGAGCTGGAGTCCGACGACGCGTTCGAGGCGGCGCTGGAGGCGTTGTTGCTGGTCGTGGACGCGCCGGTGGACGAGGTCGCGCTCGCGAACGCGCTCGGCCAGCCCGCGGCCCGCGTCAAGGCCGCTCTGCCGCGGATGGCCGGTGCCTACACCGCGGACGGCCGAGGGATCGACCTGCGCCGCTCGGGGGAGGGCTGGCGGTTCTACACCCGCGAGACCTACGCCCCCTACGTCGAGCGGATGCTGCTCGACGGTCAGCGCGCCCGCCTGACGAGGGCCGCCCTGGAGACCCTCGCCGTCGTCGCCTACCGCCAGCCGGTGACCCGCGCGCGGGTGTCCGCGGTCCGCGGCGTGAACTGCGACGGGGTGCTCCGGACGCTGCTCACACGCGGCTTGGTGGAGGAGGCCGGAACCGACGATCAGACGCAGGGGACACTGTTCCGGACGACCGAGCTGTTCCTGGAGCGCCTCGGCCTGTCGTCGGTGCAGGAACTGCCGCCGCTGGCGCCGCTGCTGCCCGACATCGACGCGATCGACGACATGTGA
- a CDS encoding pseudouridine synthase — protein MSERKAREVTEGVRLQKVLSQAGVASRRAAEELIAAGRVSVDGEVVREMGRRVDPDTAILHVDGSRIVLRDDQVYLALNKPRGMLSTMSDENGRECVGDLLLDRVEIMNQAQRLFHVGRLDADTEGLLLLTNDGELGHRLMHPSYEVTKTYVAEIIGQPARDVGKRLRDGIDLEDGAVTVHSFKLVDSLPGRSMVELVLHEGRKHVVRRLLDEVGHPVQRLIRTAVGDVQLGSQRPGKLRPLNKTEVGALYKAVGL, from the coding sequence ATGAGTGAGCGCAAGGCCCGCGAGGTCACAGAGGGCGTCCGGCTGCAGAAGGTGCTGTCGCAGGCGGGCGTGGCCTCGCGCCGCGCGGCCGAGGAGCTGATCGCCGCCGGCCGGGTCTCGGTGGACGGCGAGGTCGTCCGGGAGATGGGCCGCCGGGTCGACCCGGACACGGCGATCCTGCACGTCGACGGCTCGCGGATCGTGCTCCGCGACGACCAGGTCTACCTGGCGCTGAACAAGCCCCGCGGGATGCTGTCGACGATGTCCGACGAGAACGGCCGCGAGTGCGTGGGCGACCTGCTCCTGGACCGGGTCGAGATCATGAACCAGGCCCAGCGGCTGTTCCACGTCGGGCGTCTCGACGCCGACACCGAGGGACTGCTCCTGCTGACCAACGACGGCGAGCTCGGGCACCGGCTGATGCACCCGTCGTACGAGGTCACCAAGACCTACGTCGCGGAGATCATCGGCCAGCCCGCCCGGGACGTCGGCAAGCGCCTGCGTGACGGGATCGACCTCGAGGACGGTGCCGTCACCGTGCACTCGTTCAAGCTGGTCGACTCGCTGCCGGGCCGGTCGATGGTGGAGCTGGTGCTGCACGAGGGCCGCAAGCACGTCGTGCGCCGTCTGCTCGACGAGGTCGGGCACCCGGTGCAGCGGCTGATCCGGACCGCGGTCGGCGACGTCCAGCTCGGCAGCCAGCGGCCGGGCAAGCTGCGACCGCTGAACAAGACCGAGGTCGGCGCGCTCTACAAGGCCGTCGGGCTGTAG
- the aroH gene encoding chorismate mutase gives MAVRALRGATQVDADDRQEILDRSAELVTAVLERNELVSDDIISIWFTATQDLTAEFPAYAARLLGLTDVPLMCATEMAVPGAMPRVLRLLAHVDTQRTRSELRHVYLHGAAALRTDLPQ, from the coding sequence ATGGCCGTACGAGCGCTGCGCGGCGCGACCCAGGTCGACGCCGACGACCGGCAGGAGATCCTCGACCGTTCCGCGGAGCTGGTCACGGCCGTGCTCGAGCGCAACGAGCTCGTCTCCGACGACATCATCTCGATCTGGTTCACCGCGACCCAGGACCTGACCGCGGAGTTCCCCGCCTACGCCGCACGGTTGCTCGGCCTGACCGACGTGCCGCTGATGTGTGCGACCGAGATGGCCGTGCCGGGCGCGATGCCGCGGGTGCTGCGGTTGCTCGCGCACGTCGACACCCAGCGGACCCGGTCCGAGCTGCGTCACGTCTACCTGCACGGCGCCGCGGCGCTGCGGACCGACCTGCCCCAGTAG
- the cmk gene encoding (d)CMP kinase yields the protein MDGPSGTGKSTVSRRLAQACGAAYLDTGAMYRAATLAVLRADLDESASEEEMTAVATGRDLVSGTDPAGPTITLDGSDVSAEIRGPEVTGLVSAVSALPAVRAEMVAKQHELIADAVNGGGGIVVEGRDIGTVVVPDAPLKVYLTASPAVRAARRGRQDARAGREADLHVTLSDVERRDRLDSSRRISPLYAAADALVLDTDNLSADDVLARLRALVADRGLEG from the coding sequence ATGGACGGGCCGTCCGGGACCGGGAAGTCGACGGTCTCGCGCCGCTTGGCGCAGGCCTGCGGCGCGGCCTATCTGGACACCGGGGCGATGTACCGGGCCGCCACCCTGGCCGTCCTGCGGGCGGACCTCGACGAGAGCGCGTCGGAGGAGGAGATGACCGCCGTCGCGACCGGGCGGGACCTCGTCTCCGGCACCGACCCGGCGGGCCCGACCATCACCCTCGACGGCTCCGACGTCAGCGCCGAGATCCGCGGCCCGGAGGTGACCGGGCTGGTCAGCGCCGTGTCCGCGCTGCCCGCCGTGCGTGCGGAGATGGTGGCCAAGCAGCACGAGCTGATCGCCGACGCGGTGAACGGCGGCGGCGGGATCGTCGTCGAGGGCCGCGACATCGGTACCGTGGTGGTGCCGGACGCTCCGCTGAAGGTCTACCTGACGGCGTCGCCGGCGGTCCGTGCCGCACGGCGGGGACGTCAGGACGCGCGGGCCGGTCGCGAGGCCGACCTGCACGTGACGCTGAGCGACGTGGAGCGCCGGGATCGGCTCGACTCCAGCCGCCGGATCTCCCCGCTCTACGCGGCGGCCGACGCGCTGGTGCTCGACACGGACAACCTCAGCGCGGACGACGTCCTGGCCCGGTTGCGCGCGCTGGTCGCGGATCGGGGGCTGGAGGGGTGA
- a CDS encoding lysophospholipid acyltransferase family protein has translation MHDLARWIGTWCFTPVLRVRVHHRDRIPASGPVVLVANHSAFVDGPLLLGLIGRRVVFLVKQEMFRGPLKVVLPWIGQLPVRRGAPDRRPLMAALDVLRGGGMVAVFPEGTRGGGEVAAAQQGAAWLARTGGAPMLPVVCRGTRRPEGSGRRFRPRVDVLVGRALPAPQGRGRTDLAAATEQVRDALSALVAELDEMRGRGEPGRDASET, from the coding sequence ATGCACGACCTGGCCCGCTGGATCGGGACATGGTGCTTCACCCCGGTCCTGCGGGTGCGGGTGCACCACCGGGACCGCATCCCGGCCTCCGGGCCGGTGGTGCTGGTGGCCAACCACAGCGCGTTCGTGGACGGGCCGCTGTTGCTGGGACTGATCGGGCGCCGCGTGGTGTTCCTGGTGAAGCAGGAGATGTTCCGCGGACCGCTCAAGGTGGTGCTGCCGTGGATCGGGCAGCTGCCGGTGCGTCGCGGTGCACCGGACCGGCGGCCGCTCATGGCGGCACTGGACGTGCTGCGCGGCGGTGGGATGGTCGCGGTGTTCCCGGAGGGGACCCGCGGCGGTGGCGAGGTGGCCGCGGCGCAGCAGGGCGCGGCGTGGCTGGCCCGAACCGGTGGGGCGCCGATGCTGCCGGTCGTGTGCCGGGGCACACGGCGACCGGAGGGATCGGGGCGGCGTTTCCGCCCCCGGGTGGATGTATTGGTGGGACGAGCGCTGCCGGCGCCGCAGGGTCGGGGACGAACCGACCTGGCCGCGGCGACCGAGCAGGTACGCGACGCACTCTCCGCGCTGGTCGCGGAGTTGGACGAGATGAGAGGCCGGGGCGAACCCGGCCGGGACGCGAGTGAGACGTGA
- the der gene encoding ribosome biogenesis GTPase Der, whose protein sequence is MDRLGLDPAEFVATDEDGLPIAGLDPDEVLATPTLAVVGRPNVGKSTLVNRLLGRREAVVQDIPGVTRDRIVYDALWNGRRFKLMDTGGWEPDATGLQGVVAAQAETAMRTADAVMLVVDASVGATTTDEAAARVLRRADVPVMLCATKVDDDRLVSDTASLWRLGLGEPHAVSGLHGRGSGDLLDAMLEILPETPREDFGAGAGGPRRVALVGKPNVGKSSLLNKVAGENRSVVHDVAGTTVDPVDSLVDLDGDIWRFVDTAGLRKRVKMASGMEYYASLRTSSAIEAAEVALVLIDASEPIAEQDQRVLTMVSEAGRALVILFNKWDLVDEDRRHELTRELERDLISVRWAERVNVSALTGRSTARIAPALRRALESWDTRIPTGRLNSWISDLVAAKPPPVRSGKQPKILFATQAQTRPPTFVLFASGFLEPGYRRFIERRLREDFGFAGSPIRLSVRIREKRPRKK, encoded by the coding sequence ATGGACCGGCTGGGCCTGGACCCCGCCGAGTTCGTCGCCACCGACGAGGACGGTCTGCCGATCGCCGGGCTGGACCCGGACGAGGTGCTGGCCACCCCGACCCTGGCCGTCGTCGGACGGCCCAACGTGGGCAAGTCGACTCTGGTCAACCGCCTGCTGGGGCGCCGGGAGGCGGTCGTGCAGGACATCCCGGGGGTCACCCGGGACCGGATCGTCTACGACGCGTTGTGGAACGGGCGCCGGTTCAAGCTGATGGACACCGGCGGCTGGGAGCCCGACGCGACGGGTCTGCAGGGCGTCGTCGCGGCCCAGGCCGAGACGGCGATGCGCACCGCGGACGCGGTCATGCTCGTGGTCGACGCCTCGGTCGGGGCGACCACCACCGACGAGGCCGCCGCCCGCGTGCTGCGCCGCGCCGACGTCCCGGTGATGCTCTGCGCGACGAAGGTCGACGACGACCGCCTGGTCTCCGACACCGCGTCGTTGTGGCGCCTCGGGCTGGGGGAGCCGCACGCGGTCAGCGGCCTGCACGGCCGCGGCTCCGGTGACCTGCTCGACGCGATGCTCGAGATCCTGCCCGAGACCCCGCGCGAGGACTTCGGCGCCGGAGCCGGCGGCCCGCGCCGGGTGGCGCTGGTCGGCAAGCCGAACGTCGGCAAGTCCAGCCTGCTCAACAAGGTCGCCGGGGAGAACCGCTCGGTCGTGCACGACGTCGCCGGCACCACCGTCGACCCGGTCGACTCGCTGGTGGACCTCGACGGCGACATCTGGCGATTCGTCGACACCGCCGGCCTGCGCAAGCGGGTCAAGATGGCCAGCGGCATGGAGTACTACGCCAGCCTGCGGACGTCGTCGGCGATCGAGGCCGCCGAGGTGGCCCTGGTGCTGATCGACGCCAGCGAGCCGATCGCCGAGCAGGACCAGCGGGTGCTCACCATGGTCTCCGAGGCCGGTCGTGCCCTGGTGATCCTGTTCAACAAGTGGGACCTGGTCGACGAGGACCGCCGCCACGAGCTCACCCGCGAGCTCGAGCGCGACCTGATCAGCGTCCGGTGGGCGGAGCGGGTGAACGTCTCCGCGCTGACCGGCCGGTCGACGGCCCGGATCGCGCCGGCCCTGCGCAGGGCTCTGGAGTCCTGGGACACCCGGATCCCGACCGGGCGCCTGAACTCCTGGATCTCCGACCTGGTCGCCGCGAAGCCGCCGCCCGTGCGCAGCGGCAAGCAGCCGAAGATCCTCTTCGCGACCCAGGCCCAGACCCGGCCGCCGACCTTCGTGCTGTTCGCCTCGGGGTTCCTCGAGCCGGGCTACCGCCGGTTCATCGAGCGCCGCTTGCGCGAGGACTTCGGGTTCGCCGGGTCGCCGATCCGGCTCTCGGTGCGGATCCGCGAGAAGCGTCCGCGCAAGAAGTGA
- a CDS encoding adenosine deaminase — translation MVDAVLPSAELHLHLEGTLEPSTIFELAERNRVRLPYADVDELAARYDFADLQSFLDLYYANMATLRTAQDFADMTDAYLARAAVAGVVHAEVFVDPQAHTARGVALEEVLDGVGSALAAAPSVYGITTGLIPCVLRDRSAADAMTMLDGVLRSGVPVLGLGLDSAEVGNPPSVFRDVFDRAGAEGLHRVAHAGEEGPPAYVWEALDLLGAERIDHGVRSLEDDELVARLVRQRTPLTVCPLSNVRLRVIDDLADHPLPEMIRRGLVVTVNSDDPAYFGGYLDDNMTALRAACDIDDAAAELLARNSVEASFLDGDRKRELLSRIDAAVTS, via the coding sequence GTGGTTGACGCCGTGCTCCCGTCGGCCGAGCTGCACCTCCACCTGGAGGGCACGCTCGAGCCGTCGACGATCTTCGAGCTCGCCGAGCGCAACCGCGTGCGGCTGCCCTACGCCGACGTCGACGAGCTCGCGGCGCGCTACGACTTCGCCGACCTGCAGTCCTTCCTCGACCTGTACTACGCGAACATGGCGACGCTGCGGACCGCGCAGGACTTCGCGGACATGACCGACGCCTACCTCGCGCGGGCCGCCGTCGCGGGCGTCGTGCACGCCGAGGTGTTCGTCGACCCGCAGGCGCACACCGCCCGCGGGGTGGCGCTGGAGGAGGTCCTCGACGGGGTCGGCTCGGCCCTGGCCGCGGCGCCGTCGGTGTACGGGATCACCACCGGCCTGATCCCGTGCGTGCTGCGCGACCGCAGCGCCGCCGACGCGATGACCATGCTCGACGGGGTCCTGCGCTCCGGTGTCCCGGTGCTCGGGCTCGGCCTGGACTCCGCCGAGGTCGGGAACCCGCCGTCGGTGTTCCGCGACGTGTTCGACCGGGCCGGCGCCGAGGGCCTGCACCGGGTCGCGCACGCGGGGGAGGAGGGGCCGCCCGCGTACGTGTGGGAGGCCCTCGACCTGCTCGGCGCGGAGCGGATCGACCACGGCGTGCGCAGCCTGGAGGACGACGAGCTGGTCGCGCGCCTGGTCCGGCAGCGGACGCCGCTGACGGTGTGCCCGTTGTCGAACGTGCGCCTCCGGGTGATCGACGACCTGGCGGATCATCCCCTGCCGGAGATGATCCGCCGCGGTCTCGTGGTCACGGTGAACTCCGACGACCCGGCCTACTTCGGCGGGTACCTCGACGACAACATGACCGCCCTCCGGGCCGCCTGCGACATCGACGACGCCGCGGCCGAGCTGCTGGCCCGGAACTCGGTCGAGGCCTCGTTCCTGGACGGGGACCGCAAACGGGAGCTCCTGTCCCGGATCGACGCCGCCGTCACCAGCTGA